CCAACATAAAATCATCAAGAATTGAAATATTTTTCTCTACTGCACTTCCCACAACTGCAATATCGGCACCCGCCCGGTAAACAGATTCCAGATCTTCTATAGAGGATATCCCTCCTCCCACCACAAGTGGAATGGAGATATTCTTCCTTACCTCCGAGATCATCCGGTCATTTATTCTGTTGTGTGCACCACTGCCGGCTTCAAGATAAATAAGTTTCAATCCCAGCATTTCTCCGGCAATAGCTGTTGCCACAACAATATCGTATTTATCGGCAGGAATAGGCTTGGAATTGCTTATATATTCAAC
This genomic stretch from Bacteroidota bacterium harbors:
- a CDS encoding geranylgeranylglyceryl/heptaprenylglyceryl phosphate synthase yields the protein VEYISNSKPIPADKYDIVVATAIAGEMLGLKLIYLEAGSGAHNRINDRMISEVRKNISIPLVVGGGISSIEDLESVYRAGADIAVVGSAVEKNISILDDFMLVTKNFKV